A stretch of Aedes aegypti strain LVP_AGWG chromosome 2, AaegL5.0 Primary Assembly, whole genome shotgun sequence DNA encodes these proteins:
- the LOC5565814 gene encoding cuticle protein 19, producing the protein MFKITLFTISCLMAVASAQYWGGESGYWGGEGGYAADHQDYHSYPKYKYEYGVKDYHTGDHKSQWEHRDGDVVKGGYTLDEADGTKRVVEYYSDKHHGLTAHVKRIGHAHHPQVYGHHGGYYQGYGHGHSGYSYNNLDQYHH; encoded by the exons ATGTTCAAA ATCACCCTTTTCACAATTAGCTGCCTGATGGCTGTTGCATCCGCCCAGTACTGGGGAGGAGAGAGCGGTTATTGGGGTGGTGAAGGCGGTTATGCGGCAGATCACCAAGATTATCACTCGTATCCAAAGTACAAATATGAATATGGAGTAAAGGATTACCACACTGGAGATCACAAGAGCCAATGGGAGCATCGTGATGGAGATGTGGTCAAAGGTGGATACACCCTGGATGAAGCAGATGGTACGAAGCGTGTAGTTGAGTACTACTCCGATAAGCATCATGGTTTGACGGCTCATGTCAAAAGAATAGGCCACGCTCACCATCCTCAGGTTTACGGACATCACGGTGGCTACTATCAAGGATACGGCCATGGTCATTCCGGTTATAGTTACAACAATTTGGATCAATACCATCATTAG
- the LOC5571374 gene encoding histidine-rich glycoprotein, whose protein sequence is MLKVSCILVFVAITASSGYHLPAEHEYHVESKHVAPHYQQEEVQHETNAHDSHHDEDHHDDHPMYKFEYGVKDDHTGDHKTHWEHRDGDVVKGQYTLLDSDGTERIVEYTADPHHGFNAVVKKVAHRHQEHHAEPHYAPAAYDDHHHQQQLQQHNEDHHTQHHYPAQYHGHEDSYSHQTKYE, encoded by the exons ATGTTGAAG GTATCGTGCATTTTGGTGTTTGTGGCCATTACTGCCTCCTCGGGATATCACCTTCCAGCAGAGCACGAATATCACGTGGAATCGAAACACGTGGCACCACACTACCAACAGGAAGAGGTTCAACACGAAACTAACGCGCATGATAGTCACCACGATGAAGATCATCATGATGATCATCCCATGTACAAATTCGAGTACGGAGTGAAGGATGACCACACTGGAGATCACAAAACTCACTGGGAGCACCGTGATGGAGATGTCGTAAAAGGACAATACACTCTGCTCGATTCCGATGGTACGGAACGCATTGTGGAATACACCGCTGATCCTCATCATGGATTCAATGCCGTTGTAAAGAAGGTGGCCCATCGTCACCAAGAACATCACGCTGAACCTCATTATGCTCCCGCAGCTTATGacgatcatcatcatcagcagcaACTACAGCAGCATAATGAGGATCATCACACCCAGCACCACTATCCAGCGCAATACCATGGTCATGAGGATAGCTACAGCCATCAGACCAAATACGAATAA